Part of the Salvelinus fontinalis isolate EN_2023a chromosome 1, ASM2944872v1, whole genome shotgun sequence genome is shown below.
CTTCCATCTCATCCGGGAGTGCTGAGGAGGACCACCAAGGCCCTCTGTCATGCAGTAgtctccaaccctggtcctggagacctACTggatgtgcaggcttttgttccagcccagcaatgACACACCTGACTCAGCTCTGAGGTAGAGGAACTTAGTGATGCCCAGTGCACTGCCTGTAAAACGGGACTAGAGAGACAGACTATAGAGATGGATATTTACAGTGACACATTGATAAGCAATGCAGAACACTGCCATAAGCTCCAAGCACAAACAGACTGAACAACCAGGCATATTGGCCTTTAGCCTCTGCACTTCAGGACCAGTACTAGACATGTCCCAAGTCAGGCTCCTCCACAAAATATCATCCCGATAGTAATGTAGCAGTACTTTCCTTATATTTGTGCGGTAGGCTATTCAAACATGTTAATGGCAATACAAATAGCCGACACAAGGATACAAGGGTGACAAACCGCTCACGTTATTATATAGAGTCAAAGACAGTTGGGCTTGTGATAATATTTCCATCATTTTTTTTATAGCAAGAAAAGGACAATAGGGCCAACTGCTTCTAGGCATACTCGGCTTATGAAAGCTAGTTGGTCATCTAGCACCATGTCTTTAATGCGCCTGACACACTGACTAATATGTCATGTGGACTAATATCATCAAAGAGTTACTAAATTATCTCTGTATACTATTTATCATCCTTCTTGTCATCCTCCTCATCGTCCTCATAATCTCTGTCTACAACCCACAGCTCTCACATTGCTGGTTGTGGTTGTTCCCAGCCGAGAATAGTGAGTTATCTCATGGTTGCTCTCTACATGGCCAATTAGGAGCAGGCCCCCAATCTTGTACAGTATTAGGTTACTAAAATATAAGCTGTATACCAATGGGGGGTTAAGGGAAATATaaaatgatggagagagagagagtgagagagagatgaggaaggaaggaaagagcaAGACAGCAAAAACAGCAGACCATTGGGGCGGGGAGGAGTGTGGCTCCTGGCTTTCACTATTGCCGACAATGGAAGAAAGAGGGGCATGATCTGTTCAACATACATTTTACACTATATACACAGCAATTACACACACAGGAAAAAATACATATTTGACATTTTTACGCATTAAGGATGACTGATATGGCGGTTGTTTGTCCTGTGTCACATTATCCACAATAGCGAATACAACATAGCCTCTTCCCATCCATGTCATACCACGAAACGCAACATTGGAATCAATAACTGATTTTTGGCAGCTGGGCAGACAGAATGAAAGAAACGAAAACCAATCAAACATGCCTTTAATCGCATCCCCGACGGTGTTTCAGTGCTGAAAATGACGCGTTTGGACATGATAGGCATGGATATACCTCCATTTCTGAATGTATGGCAGAAAAAAATACGATTTGATGAAACACAAACAGCCCCAGACAACTACTACATTCGTATAAACGAATAGCCTCGACGCACTACCTGTATTTGTCCATGATTTTGAGACATGCCTATGTGCATAAAAACATCCGCAGTTTGCATTAAGATATCTCGGTGGTTAACTCTCATCATGgcataggctataggctactcGGTGTATGGACAACAGAAATACACAGAACGGGTTCGAGAATTGTATGTCACACATTTCGGATACAATTTAGTCCAGAGACAAACCAGAGACGAGAATGGTGATAAGAATATTCTTGGAATTGGTTGCTTCCTAAAGGTAGCATATAGGCAACGTTTTTTTCGTTTATTATAGGCTTATAGTAAACTAGGTAATGCATATAACGGCTACATATGCTGTTAATTGTAGACAACAttatatttatctctctctcgctatctctctctctctctctaggtatcaCCTCACCTAACTGTATGCAAACGCAAAGGGAGCGAGCGCGCGCGCCCTAAATAAATCGCGGTGTGTGTTGCTAACGCACCTGTCAATGCCTGACATTCCGAGCATTGAatcgtttattttatttatttccctCCCTCCAAAACGCTTTCCCCCTCCCTTCCTGACAATACAATAAACATAACTGGTTATCGGCTACACACAAACGCGCACACATTTTCACGGACTCATTTGGACCGTTACAATAACGCGTGCATATTTTCTCATTTCATgccataaaaaaaaaatgggttGCGAGGAGTGGTGGAAGTTCCATCCTTACCACATTCATCACGCGACATCCATATTGTTCAAATCTGACGTTAAATATTCTTCGGATCCATCTCCGCTGATTTTGCCTCTCAAAAACCCGGATATATggttccccccgtctctctcctttCCACAAACGGCATAAGGGAGCGGGGAGCAACGCTACATCACCTTACCATAGCATCCCCCTCTGTCGGATTGGAAGGTAATGGGTCTTAAAGAAACATTCTCTCAGCATTCTCCGCATCTCTCTGTGATttacgcgcgcgcgcacacacgcacgtgcacacacacacacacaggccaaacAAACACCTGATTAATTATAGTCTACAGTAAATGGCTACGAGAGACAGCTaggccatgttgacagacagacaaactTAACCATCGTACATGGACCACACCATGCATAATGCATAATATGATAAGAACCTAACAAATGAAAGTGAACACGGTGTGCATTAGGCTAGTTAGCCTATAGTTTATAGCCCTTCTTAGACACATATCAGCTGTGTTCTGGTGTTACAAATGTGCACGATTTGACTGCACCAGATAAGTCATTGTTGGGATGGTGTTACCATATCAGAATTAGGCCACAGCTATGAGGAAGTGCAGTGCAAACATCAAAAGCTATGTGCTACTTATACAAACAACCATTTTAGTTTGGAACATAGGCCATGGTATTTGTATTTTCATTAGAAAACACATATTTATGTTACTAATATTATGCAGGAGGAAGTCTTTTTTTCTTTTAAGACATGCATGACACAAAAGTATGGGAAACAATCCATTCCGTACTGAGTATGGTAAGAAAACCAATACAGACAATACAATATGACAAGAATGCTATTCTATGTTTATTATATCAAGTGAGCAGTTTGTACATTTAGTTATCATGTTGTTTTATGGGTATGTTGACGTGGAAGTAGAATCATATATCATGTATATTCAGCACACTACCCTATATTCCATTTCACAGCATGTTCCTcagaaataaataaacaaacaagaCATTGTTTGATATATACATTTATGAAGATATTGATAGCGTATCTCAGGTAAACGGATAAGCTGGGTTGAGTTTGGCAGAGTCAAAACAGAAGGGAGGAAGCCCGGCAAGAGGTGATGTAATGTGTTCTCAGACAATGATGTCATCGACTGAGACACAGCAAGGATTTAAAGTGACAAAGGCATTATTAAAAACCCAGTTCAATTCTGCGTTGGGCCTGGTCAGAGAAGAGTTAATCAGAGGAGTAGCAGTCTAGAGGACCAGTGTTGAGGAAAGAAAGCGCTATTGATGGAAATATGTCATATATATTCgtaatattataataatacagCCTTAGTGCAACATATGGTAATGCCGGACATATGTTTATTAATTAGGACATTTGAGATACAAAACGCGAGCACAATTCATGTTATATAGTGAGAACAATAATACGTGTTATTGGTGAACAATGAACAACCATCCAACTGTGATACATAGGGGTATATTTGCTCAGTGTTAGATATGTAAACTGGGTGGAATAACTGTGTAACCTCGGCCCTTTGACATGTACTGTGCATTAGTTTATTGCTAGTACTGTACCCTACATTGTATTCATACTGCATATGATCACAGTATATACGCATATACAGGTCTTATGGTGAATTCCATTTTCTGTTGGTAGCATATCCTGATCATCGATCTCTTTTCTGATCATACACTTTTCCAGGACATAACATTTCAAATAACTTTAGATGTTTAACTGTTTTCATTGGTAAGCATCATCATCATTCTCCTTTCCCAGatatctctcttcccttctcctcagtacactatttctctctatcactttcataccccccccccccccccccccccccatcttgctCACTCCAGTCTCTATTGTCCTACATCTTCCTTGTCATCCTCCATCTTCGTAGTCCCTCTATAAACTTGTCCGCAGTACAGTTACTCTGCCTCTTCCAAATGAGGCACTTCGATCCGCCCTTCCCTCCTCGTATAGGCCTAGCGAATTGGTTTTGGATAGGCTACATCTTTTTTGGACCGCGTCGCCTCTCTCTCCACTTAAACTGCTATTGGCCACCTTCAACTCTCCAGCTCCCTCCTGTTCTACCTTCATATCTACTGTTCCACGATTCTCTTGTCCTGTTTCTGCCCATCCACGCATATCCATAAAgggggcctgttctgattcagGATGATTCGACGATTCGGGATTAGGTTTCCTCGATTCCTGACTTTGCATGATTTTCCCTTGACTCTCCTGAATGGGTTCCTCTGTTGCTTTGGGCAAAGCGTCATTGTCCGATATCTCTTCATAGATGCATAGGTCACGTCCTGGTTTGGATGAGACGCACGATGTTTGATTAGCAGATAGTGGTGCGTTCCGGTCCTTAGATGTTAAATCTTGCTGCTGATTGGTTGTAGTGATGTCTCCACTATCGTCTGTGGCTGTACCATAACTTTTGGAGGATTCTGAAGGGTGGCAACCTTCAatttgttggtctgttggtcttaCCACCCTATAGGTCACTTCATCTGCTGTTGAAATCTCATTGGTTGCCCCCTCAATCTCTTCTCCCTGATTGGATACTGATTGTCCATCAGTCATTGTAATGTCCGTGTCTGACAGATTGATGTCACTTGTGATTTTATAGAAGAGTGAATGATTTTCCAACATTTTCTCTAAACTTTCACTTACAGAAAATGTGTCACCATTGGAATCAGTTCCTGCGTCATGAGATGTTGGCTCATTGTCCACATTCAAGGTTTCCTTTTGGCACAATGACTCTATTCCGTGGTCGCGTAAAGGTATGAACTCTCGCCACTGATTGGTTGAGAGGAACCATTCTGCTTTCAGGTTGGTGGACAGAGAACTGCTTTCAACGTGATAGGATGAGAGTTCCTTTTGGTCTTCTTCCTGTTCTTTGTCATCACACCTCTTGAATTGCAGGCCTCCGTCAGTTTGGTATACAGTCATCGAGGAGATCTTATTGGAGGAAGTGGATGGTTCCTtttcttttttacatttcatGATACCCTTTCTGTCACCGTGACCTTTGTGCTGTGTTTTGTTCCCAATATGACCCTCATGACCTTTCATATGCCCCTTCCCCTCATCTTCATAAAGAGGTTTCTCTCCAGGGGTCGGAGGTTCTACCGTCCTGTTACTACGTAGAACCCTCCCGTCACTATGACACCAGCCTCCGCAGACATCCTCATAAGGCCCAGAAACTGAAAAGTACAAACATTTCTGGAATTGGTGTGATTCTCTGACAGTAGAAGAGAGTAGACTGTATAATTACCGAGAGCAACGTAGCAGAAAGGGCAAACTTTCAGCATACATTTATCAGAATAACTCTATCACATCAAGCCAGCCTGAGTGTTTGTACTTAGGCATTATGagtgattcagaggggttgggttaaatgcggaagacacatttcagctgaatgcattcagttgtacaacggactacgtatccccctttcccttaccTGGCATCTCCCGGTTCTTTCTGGCCTTGTCATAGGTCTTCTGTGTAGAAGGGGTGTTGTGGagctcctgtctctccatcctggTCAGTGGATGTCCGGGCACCACGGCACTCTCTCTGACTGCACTaagtgagagaggggaggagattcagagggagagagagagagagagagagagagagagagagagagagagagagagagagagagagagagaggggggagggaaagagagagagaggcagagggacaaAAAGAGGAGGTGGAAGGAAAGCCCTGAGATTAAAGCTAGATTCGTAGATGCATGCAAACtcatacaaaaaaaaaacacatgacaaGAACGTAtagcaacacagagacaggtatacacaatctatcagtggaggctggtgggaggagctataggaggaccggctcactgtaatggctggaatggagtaaatggaacagagtcaaacgtgGCTTTCATGTGTTTAATGTGTTTAATACCTTTACATTTAttcaattccagccattacaatgacccCCGTCCTCCCATAgctccccccaccagcctccactgcaatCTATCTATGTACAGTATAATATATAGAGTAATTGATATCCCTTCTAATAAGTGTCTCTCTACATAGTGaaacacactgagctgtcacagAAGGGATTcatcataacacacacacacacacacacacacacacacacacacacacacacacacacacacacacacacacacacacacacacacacacacacacacacacacacacacacacacacacacacacacacacacacacaatgaacccCACCTCCGGATGACTCTCTCCCTGATCCTCTCCACACGTCTCAGTTTGGCCTCTCTCTGCTCAGGGGTGAGGCAGAGGTCAGGGTCCGGGGCAGATGTTAGGAGAGTGGCGTGTCCCTCAACCTGTGACATGAAAGCCACAATCCTGAGTCTTTGTCCGTATTTCATGAGGCATTCATAAGTTATATTCTTTCGGAATCAATGGGTGTATATCATTACTTGAAATCGCAGTTGAACAGAAGGAAATCTTCCAAATTGTGACTTTGACCTATGTGGCATGGTTAACTGTACAATAGTAAAAGGTGAAACTGTCATTAGGGATGATCTaatgaggggaggacggctcacaataacgtccggaacggagcgaatggaatggcatcaaacacctggaaaccatggaaaccatgtgattgatgtatttgataccattccgctccagccattaccacgagcccgtcctctccaattaaggtgccaccagcctcctgtggcgTCACAGTTGTTTGGCGATCACTGGCTAATTAGTTTGTAAAAAGCCTTTATTAGAATGCGACTCGTGTTTCATAACTGAAATAAGAGATGAGGTGAAATGAACTGTACTCATCtcaccttctcttcctccctctgacaTCCTCCCAACACTTCTCTTGTAGTGTCATGACCCCCATCCTCCTTTCTTACCCTGGGATCAGAGGCACCGCCTCCATTAGAGGCCACACCCCCATTGCCCACAACGGCCCGGTCTTGACCCTGCTGGGGCCTCGGGGCCTCCACAGCAGACTCTGTGTTGGACGCCTCTTTCCAGGGGTCCTCTCTGGAGGATCTGGTGGTGACACTGTGGCTCTGCTGGGCCCTAGTTGCATTGAGCCCATAGGAGTTCTGCTCTTGCCTCGCTGAAGCTAGCTCCTGTAGAGCCCTAGCCAACCGTTTGGCCGGCGGCTGCTCCTggctcatctctctcatctctgcctGGGACCAACTGGAATTTTTATCAGGCATCTCGAATAACTGCCTTCTAGGCGCTTTCTGGAGTATTTGCTTGCTTTGCTCTGTCAGTCTTCCTGGAGGAATCTGCTCAGGCAGCGGAGTGGCCAACTCGGGAGGGGGGTCCTCGACAGAAACGCGTCGGGCAATCAGAGAGGAAGGCAAGACGGCTGTGAGGACTCTAGTCACCCTCAGAGGAAAGGGGGCCTAAAACAAAAAAATTACTCATTCACATGTATAGGCCtgcatatatacatacagtatatgaagTTTATTTCCAAATATTATTCACACGTTTTTCACATGTGTTTTTTCACTAGAAAGgattgcttatgggtaccttcaggtgtgtgtaaaatattactgttctaaGATTTTTTATTCATAGATTAGATTAAACTCTACacatccattgtttagctggaatggaacgtttgtatactgtatatttgacacagtgccttcagaaagtattcatacaccac
Proteins encoded:
- the LOC129855602 gene encoding uncharacterized protein LOC129855602 isoform X1 translates to MTRLQLDEWRKQGLRGQEGALTQKALLQEELVTIRARMCDVSLEMDRVWSQYERMESELSVFRSHLQHVCNFGMPQEQSQAQRELWMMDDILSGLRVNRDNFRVLLGFQMHTVPTGVFQKSSSHPGTPGSPTERMPSGLPTGVESEPPARPPLPQELQDTNQGRDQGHVWTDPNYEGIYGGPGDPLDRRGNSQSDLHGDRTQRETSESQSSSRWSTPDTTNKKGRMSEEEQIERMRRHQERVASRRKPPMSGPTSQTQYQSSEPKEEAPFPLRVTRVLTAVLPSSLIARRVSVEDPPPELATPLPEQIPPGRLTEQSKQILQKAPRRQLFEMPDKNSSWSQAEMREMSQEQPPAKRLARALQELASARQEQNSYGLNATRAQQSHSVTTRSSREDPWKEASNTESAVEAPRPQQGQDRAVVGNGGVASNGGGASDPRVRKEDGGHDTTREVLGGCQREEEKVEGHATLLTSAPDPDLCLTPEQREAKLRRVERIRERVIRSAVRESAVVPGHPLTRMERQELHNTPSTQKTYDKARKNREMPVSGPYEDVCGGWCHSDGRVLRSNRTVEPPTPGEKPLYEDEGKGHMKGHEGHIGNKTQHKGHGDRKGIMKCKKEKEPSTSSNKISSMTVYQTDGGLQFKRCDDKEQEEDQKELSSYHVESSSLSTNLKAEWFLSTNQWREFIPLRDHGIESLCQKETLNVDNEPTSHDAGTDSNGDTFSVSESLEKMLENHSLFYKITSDINLSDTDITMTDGQSVSNQGEEIEGATNEISTADEVTYRVVRPTDQQIEGCHPSESSKSYGTATDDSGDITTTNQQQDLTSKDRNAPLSANQTSCVSSKPGRDLCIYEEISDNDALPKATEEPIQESQGKIMQSQESRKPNPESSNHPESEQAPFMDMRGWAETGQENRGTVDMKVEQEGAGELKVANSSLSGERGDAVQKRCSLSKTNSLGLYEEGRADRSASFGRGRVTVLRTSL
- the LOC129855602 gene encoding uncharacterized protein LOC129855602 isoform X2, with amino-acid sequence MTRLQLDEWRKQGLRGQEGALTQKALLQEELVTIRARMCDVSLEMDRVWSQYERMESELSVFRSHLQHVCNFGMPQEQSQAQRELWMMDDILSGLRVNRDNFRVLLGFQMHTVPTGVFQKSSSHPGTPGSPTERMPSGLPTGVESEPPARPPLPQELQDTNQGRDQGHVWTDPNYEGIYGGPGDPLDRRGNSQSDLHGDRTQRETSESQSSSRWSTPDTTNKGRMSEEEQIERMRRHQERVASRRKPPMSGPTSQTQYQSSEPKEEAPFPLRVTRVLTAVLPSSLIARRVSVEDPPPELATPLPEQIPPGRLTEQSKQILQKAPRRQLFEMPDKNSSWSQAEMREMSQEQPPAKRLARALQELASARQEQNSYGLNATRAQQSHSVTTRSSREDPWKEASNTESAVEAPRPQQGQDRAVVGNGGVASNGGGASDPRVRKEDGGHDTTREVLGGCQREEEKVEGHATLLTSAPDPDLCLTPEQREAKLRRVERIRERVIRSAVRESAVVPGHPLTRMERQELHNTPSTQKTYDKARKNREMPVSGPYEDVCGGWCHSDGRVLRSNRTVEPPTPGEKPLYEDEGKGHMKGHEGHIGNKTQHKGHGDRKGIMKCKKEKEPSTSSNKISSMTVYQTDGGLQFKRCDDKEQEEDQKELSSYHVESSSLSTNLKAEWFLSTNQWREFIPLRDHGIESLCQKETLNVDNEPTSHDAGTDSNGDTFSVSESLEKMLENHSLFYKITSDINLSDTDITMTDGQSVSNQGEEIEGATNEISTADEVTYRVVRPTDQQIEGCHPSESSKSYGTATDDSGDITTTNQQQDLTSKDRNAPLSANQTSCVSSKPGRDLCIYEEISDNDALPKATEEPIQESQGKIMQSQESRKPNPESSNHPESEQAPFMDMRGWAETGQENRGTVDMKVEQEGAGELKVANSSLSGERGDAVQKRCSLSKTNSLGLYEEGRADRSASFGRGRVTVLRTSL
- the LOC129855602 gene encoding uncharacterized protein LOC129855602 isoform X3 — encoded protein: MTRLQLDEWRKQGLRGQEGALTQKALLQEELVTIRARMCDVSLEMDRVWSQYERMESELSVFRSHLQHVCNFGMPQEQSQAQRELWMMDDILSGLRVNRDNFRVLLGFQMHTVPTGVFQKSSSHPGTPGSPTERMPSGLPTGVESEPPARPPLPQELQDTNQGRDQGHVWTDPNYEGIYGGPGDPLDRRGNSQSDLHGDRTQRETSESQSSSRWSTPDTTNKKGRMSEEEQIERMRRHQERVASRRKPPMSGPTSQTQYQSSEPKEEAPFPLRVTRVLTAVLPSSLIARRVSVEDPPPELATPLPEQIPPGRLTEQSKQILQKAPRRQLFEMPDKNSSWSQAEMREMSQEQPPAKRLARALQELASARQEQNSYGLNATRAQQSHSVTTRSSREDPWKEASNTESAVEAPRPQQGQDRAVVGNGGVASNGGGASDPRVEGHATLLTSAPDPDLCLTPEQREAKLRRVERIRERVIRSAVRESAVVPGHPLTRMERQELHNTPSTQKTYDKARKNREMPVSGPYEDVCGGWCHSDGRVLRSNRTVEPPTPGEKPLYEDEGKGHMKGHEGHIGNKTQHKGHGDRKGIMKCKKEKEPSTSSNKISSMTVYQTDGGLQFKRCDDKEQEEDQKELSSYHVESSSLSTNLKAEWFLSTNQWREFIPLRDHGIESLCQKETLNVDNEPTSHDAGTDSNGDTFSVSESLEKMLENHSLFYKITSDINLSDTDITMTDGQSVSNQGEEIEGATNEISTADEVTYRVVRPTDQQIEGCHPSESSKSYGTATDDSGDITTTNQQQDLTSKDRNAPLSANQTSCVSSKPGRDLCIYEEISDNDALPKATEEPIQESQGKIMQSQESRKPNPESSNHPESEQAPFMDMRGWAETGQENRGTVDMKVEQEGAGELKVANSSLSGERGDAVQKRCSLSKTNSLGLYEEGRADRSASFGRGRVTVLRTSL